One genomic region from Jiangella sp. DSM 45060 encodes:
- a CDS encoding SDR family NAD(P)-dependent oxidoreductase, with protein sequence MTAADERPVAVVTGGTAGIGLEVCRRLEADGYRALPVGRTSARYGADVSDPAAVEAVAARVLADTGRVDALVTCAGIVGRSELATAAPDDLVHQVEVNLLGTMYSCRAFAPALSAGGGSIVTVSSSIAASPQAGVSAYAAAKGGVETFTRALALELAPDGVRVNAVRPSLVESRIWIESGMDPADYRALLDRRAAEYPLGRVGRPEDVAAAVAFLVSADAAWITGVILPVDGGSGLVGR encoded by the coding sequence ATGACCGCGGCCGATGAGCGGCCGGTGGCGGTCGTCACCGGCGGCACGGCGGGCATCGGGCTCGAGGTGTGCCGGCGGCTGGAGGCGGACGGCTACCGGGCCCTGCCGGTCGGGCGCACCAGCGCCCGCTACGGCGCGGACGTCAGCGATCCGGCCGCCGTCGAGGCCGTCGCCGCACGCGTGCTCGCCGACACCGGGCGGGTCGACGCGCTGGTCACCTGTGCCGGCATCGTGGGCCGGAGCGAGCTCGCCACGGCGGCGCCCGACGACCTCGTCCACCAGGTCGAGGTCAACCTGCTCGGCACGATGTACTCGTGCCGGGCGTTCGCACCGGCCCTGTCCGCCGGCGGCGGCTCGATCGTCACCGTGAGCTCGTCCATCGCCGCCAGCCCGCAGGCCGGCGTGAGCGCCTACGCGGCGGCCAAGGGCGGCGTCGAGACGTTCACCCGCGCGCTGGCCCTGGAGCTCGCCCCTGACGGGGTCCGGGTCAACGCGGTCCGCCCCTCGCTGGTCGAGAGCCGCATCTGGATCGAGAGCGGCATGGACCCCGCCGACTACCGCGCACTGCTGGACCGCCGCGCCGCCGAGTACCCGCTGGGGCGGGTGGGCCGGCCCGAGGACGTCGCCGCCGCCGTGGCGTTCCTGGTGTCGGCCGACGCGGCGTGGATCACCGGCGTCATCCTCCCGGTCGACGGCGGCAGCGGTCTCGTCGGGCGATAG
- a CDS encoding glycosyl hydrolase, with protein MSSIAATLIGGVLAAGPPTQAAPPAPPASAAELAPALTAETFADPPPQVRPKYRWWMPMAFTDDEQLAAELADIKAIGAGGAEVQTTTATGPRAFDPGFLAEYGWGSPLWARKVQTMAERADELDLALDFTISPRWPAIVPTVTDVNDPRAAQQLVFAHAFLDGGTRYDGALPDDFEPRPPAGADRTLVAALLARCADPACDTQDTGPRLLDRGSVLDLTGSVGDDGTLRVDVPGDAGDTYVLIAFVQTADGMARNNFTTTKPNYVLDHLSEQGVQATAEFYDSSILTPAVREALEGVGRVDLFEDSLELGDNQKWTWDFAGEWERRRGYSPISVLPALAGAGSSGLTEAAFFDFADGSGERIRTDYRQTWNDLYIDARLDPLRQWANERSMALRSQPYGGPIDTSEAATHVDVPEGESLVFYDNIEAYRLVSVGAHLNGTPVVSSECCAARESVWASTAGGWRDPGNLRSVYRGYAGGVTQVIWHGYPYLTKGEGTDQQAVWPGMSYGGNTSFAEAWGAKGGPNWAGYRAINDHLGRLQLVLRQGRPSFDVALYLQDFGLRSPATRLTGPDALLESDSALARHGYTYEYLSPAHLRLPSARVADGRLFPDAGGHRAIVVANQTTMAVDTARRLLDLAGDGLPVVVVGDLPASTPGFHDAAAQDAELGRVLAELIEQPAVHRVADLDAVPDLLAGLGVTPAAAPAADSADVLSVRRSDPDVDYYYLFNQRSWATQQQVTLSGDGQPYELDTWTGEITPLTDYRRTADGVVVDVALEAADARVIALTTRDDDTFRPPAGSGTDPVAARNDGLGPVVLDDWTLQVESWSRGESGLPGDTGRAQLPATALTAGEHGALPPWSAVTPANGYDVDLGDVSGAGTYTSTFTLDDSWDGVRTAQLDLGAVVDTATVTLNDTELPPLDPQDLRHIEVGHLLRPGENTMTVRVASTLLNAVRAAPGTGAAGRARMDYGLFGPVRLTPVDAPQPTLTVEALERELPLAAGGVNRSRVRIANHSPRPVVVSVDVTTDDGVDAAPERRRLQVPGGAAATTTVTLHGANETGSSGLVVDVAASNGARGQAHVVLRHSGNLALNTTGSPYPRVWASSYQYQRPPSFLTDGQTSTFWASNGQTPGEAPTAERPQVVAVDLGLPTAVGSVGTSGRGNWAPRTYDVQTSLDGEQWTTVASVVDAPRSSDLNVTIFPATRARHVRLHITQGWYPSQPGLNTQLAEFSVHAESGGPR; from the coding sequence GTGAGCTCCATCGCGGCGACGCTGATCGGCGGCGTCCTGGCCGCCGGGCCCCCGACACAAGCGGCCCCGCCGGCCCCGCCGGCCTCCGCCGCCGAGCTCGCTCCGGCGCTGACCGCCGAGACGTTCGCCGACCCGCCGCCGCAGGTGCGGCCGAAGTACCGCTGGTGGATGCCGATGGCCTTCACCGACGACGAGCAGCTGGCGGCCGAACTGGCCGACATCAAGGCGATCGGGGCCGGCGGCGCGGAGGTTCAGACGACGACCGCCACCGGCCCCAGGGCGTTCGACCCCGGGTTCCTCGCCGAGTACGGCTGGGGCTCGCCTCTGTGGGCACGGAAGGTCCAGACCATGGCCGAGCGCGCGGACGAGCTGGACCTGGCCCTGGACTTCACCATCAGCCCGCGGTGGCCGGCGATCGTCCCCACGGTCACCGATGTCAACGACCCGCGTGCGGCGCAACAGCTGGTGTTCGCGCACGCGTTCCTCGACGGCGGCACCCGCTACGACGGCGCCCTGCCGGACGACTTCGAGCCGCGGCCGCCGGCGGGCGCGGACCGCACGCTGGTCGCCGCCCTGCTGGCCCGGTGCGCCGACCCGGCCTGCGACACGCAGGACACCGGGCCGCGGCTGCTGGATCGCGGCAGCGTGCTCGACCTCACCGGCAGCGTCGGCGACGACGGCACGCTCAGGGTCGACGTGCCGGGCGACGCCGGCGACACCTATGTGCTGATCGCCTTCGTCCAGACCGCCGACGGCATGGCGCGCAACAACTTCACGACCACCAAGCCGAACTACGTCCTCGACCACCTCAGCGAGCAGGGGGTGCAGGCCACGGCGGAGTTCTACGACTCGTCCATCCTCACGCCCGCGGTGCGCGAGGCGCTCGAGGGCGTCGGCCGGGTCGACCTCTTCGAGGACTCGCTCGAGCTCGGCGACAACCAGAAGTGGACGTGGGACTTCGCCGGGGAATGGGAGCGGCGGCGCGGCTACTCGCCGATCTCCGTGCTCCCGGCGCTGGCCGGCGCGGGGTCCAGCGGCCTGACCGAGGCGGCGTTCTTCGACTTCGCCGACGGCAGCGGTGAGCGCATCCGCACCGACTACCGGCAGACGTGGAACGACCTCTACATCGACGCCCGCCTCGACCCGCTGCGGCAGTGGGCGAACGAGCGCAGCATGGCACTGCGCAGCCAGCCCTACGGCGGGCCCATCGACACCTCGGAGGCGGCGACCCACGTCGACGTGCCCGAGGGGGAGTCGCTGGTCTTCTACGACAACATCGAGGCGTACCGCCTGGTGTCCGTCGGCGCGCACCTCAACGGCACGCCCGTGGTGTCCAGCGAGTGCTGCGCGGCCCGGGAGAGCGTCTGGGCGTCGACCGCCGGGGGCTGGCGGGACCCGGGCAACCTGCGCTCGGTCTACCGCGGCTACGCGGGCGGCGTGACGCAGGTGATCTGGCACGGCTACCCCTACCTGACGAAGGGGGAGGGTACGGACCAGCAGGCCGTCTGGCCGGGCATGTCGTACGGCGGCAACACCTCGTTCGCCGAGGCGTGGGGCGCCAAGGGCGGGCCGAACTGGGCCGGCTACCGGGCGATCAACGACCACCTGGGCCGGCTGCAGCTGGTGCTGCGACAGGGCCGGCCGTCCTTCGACGTGGCGCTGTACCTGCAGGACTTCGGCCTGCGCTCGCCCGCCACCCGGCTGACCGGACCGGACGCCCTGCTGGAGAGCGACTCGGCGCTGGCGCGGCACGGCTACACCTACGAGTACCTCAGCCCGGCCCACCTGCGGCTGCCGTCCGCGCGGGTGGCGGACGGGCGGCTGTTCCCGGACGCCGGCGGCCACCGCGCCATCGTCGTCGCGAACCAGACGACGATGGCGGTCGACACCGCGCGCCGCCTGCTCGACCTCGCCGGGGACGGCCTGCCGGTCGTCGTCGTGGGCGACCTGCCCGCGTCGACCCCGGGCTTCCACGACGCGGCGGCGCAGGACGCCGAACTGGGCCGCGTCCTGGCCGAGCTGATCGAGCAGCCCGCCGTGCACCGGGTCGCGGACCTCGACGCCGTGCCGGACCTGCTCGCCGGCCTCGGGGTGACGCCCGCCGCCGCACCCGCCGCCGACTCCGCCGACGTGCTGAGCGTGCGCCGCAGCGACCCGGACGTCGACTACTACTACCTGTTCAACCAGCGGTCCTGGGCGACACAGCAGCAGGTGACGCTCAGCGGCGACGGGCAGCCGTACGAGCTGGACACGTGGACCGGCGAGATCACGCCGCTCACCGACTACCGGCGGACCGCGGACGGCGTGGTGGTCGACGTCGCTCTCGAAGCCGCCGACGCCCGGGTCATCGCGCTGACCACGCGCGACGACGACACGTTCCGCCCGCCGGCCGGCAGCGGCACGGACCCGGTGGCCGCTCGCAACGACGGGCTCGGCCCGGTGGTCCTGGACGACTGGACGCTCCAGGTCGAGAGCTGGAGCCGGGGCGAGTCGGGGCTGCCGGGAGACACCGGCCGCGCACAGCTCCCCGCCACCGCGCTGACCGCCGGCGAGCACGGTGCGCTGCCGCCGTGGTCCGCCGTCACCCCGGCGAACGGGTACGACGTCGACCTCGGCGACGTGTCCGGCGCCGGGACCTACACCTCCACGTTCACCCTGGACGACTCGTGGGACGGCGTCCGCACCGCGCAGCTCGACCTCGGCGCCGTCGTCGACACCGCGACCGTCACCCTGAACGACACCGAGCTGCCACCGCTGGACCCGCAGGACCTCCGGCACATCGAGGTGGGCCACCTCCTGCGCCCGGGCGAGAACACCATGACGGTGCGCGTCGCGTCGACACTGCTCAACGCGGTCCGGGCGGCGCCGGGCACCGGCGCGGCCGGCCGGGCGCGGATGGACTACGGACTGTTCGGGCCGGTGCGGCTGACACCGGTCGACGCGCCGCAGCCGACCCTGACCGTCGAGGCGCTCGAACGCGAGCTGCCGCTGGCGGCCGGCGGCGTCAACCGGTCGCGCGTGCGCATCGCCAACCACTCGCCGCGGCCGGTGGTGGTGTCGGTCGACGTGACTACCGATGACGGCGTCGACGCCGCACCGGAGCGACGGCGGCTGCAGGTTCCGGGCGGGGCGGCGGCGACGACCACGGTGACCCTGCACGGCGCGAACGAGACCGGTTCGTCCGGCCTCGTGGTCGACGTCGCGGCCTCGAACGGGGCGCGCGGCCAGGCACACGTCGTCCTGCGGCACTCCGGCAACCTGGCGCTCAACACGACCGGCAGCCCGTACCCGCGCGTGTGGGCATCGAGCTACCAGTACCAGCGTCCGCCGTCGTTCCTGACCGACGGGCAGACGTCGACGTTCTGGGCGTCGAACGGCCAGACGCCGGGGGAGGCGCCCACCGCCGAGCGGCCCCAGGTCGTCGCCGTCGACCTCGGGCTCCCCACGGCGGTGGGGTCGGTGGGGACGAGCGGACGGGGCAACTGGGCGCCACGCACGTACGACGTGCAGACGTCACTGGACGGTGAGCAGTGGACGACCGTGGCGTCGGTGGTGGACGCGCCGAGGTCCAGCGACCTCAACGTCACGATCTTCCCGGCGACGCGGGCGCGTCATGTGCGGCTGCACATCACCCAGGGGTGGTATCCGAGCCAGCCGGGTCTCAACACCCAGCTGGCCGAGTTCTCCGTCCACGCGGAATCCGGAGGCCCACGATGA
- a CDS encoding DUF6351 family protein, with protein MSSRPILAAACAVAALASVLSAPPVAAGSGGLRLVPLSARAEVVTGGDVLVAAEVPGDTPLDEVRLTLDGADVTGAFRPDTATHTLTGLVDGLRPGRNHLVATAGRQRDRLDMTNHPATGPVISGPQQTPFACTTDLFRLVGGGTLGAPLDDDCSAATRVDYAYRTTGGQTKPLPDPSARPADLAWTTTLTGETVPFLIRIETGTLNRAIYQIAMLHDPATPDPAFDRRGPGWNDRLIYTFGGGCRRGWYTQGTDTGGVLDPRMLGRGYAVASASLNVFGNNCNDLLAAETMMMVKERFVERYGEPLFTIGWGSSGGAYQSHQIADNYPGLLDGIVVGRSFPDVASATNLTLFDARLLEHYFTDVAPGEFSQEQQRQIAGFLRWQSIGNLSAGANRLDPAAEFPAELPAQLRYDALTNPGGARGDVYDHTVNVYGRDPVTGFARRPLDNVGVQYGLAALESGAISAEQFLDLNEGIGGLDADARPTTGRTVADPIATRAAYDSGRILSSGLGLATTPIIDYRAYSEDAANGDIHMATHGFATRARLEAANGDADNQVLLVEDSRYGGFSLTSPALRYALTTMDQWLTALAGDEAAPTHGRVVRAKPAGLTDACWSRDAEPRRIVQPITPDNAGVCGELYPAYSTPRLVAGAPLTDDVVACRRKDVDRSDYTVDFTPAEYARLLEIFPSGVCDWSRPGAGQRPPRGTWQTF; from the coding sequence ATGAGTTCTCGCCCCATCCTGGCCGCCGCGTGTGCCGTCGCGGCGCTCGCGTCGGTGCTCTCGGCGCCGCCGGTGGCCGCCGGTTCCGGCGGGTTGCGGCTCGTGCCGCTGTCGGCCCGGGCCGAGGTCGTCACGGGAGGCGACGTGCTGGTCGCCGCCGAGGTACCGGGCGACACGCCGCTGGACGAGGTGCGGCTCACCCTCGACGGCGCCGACGTCACCGGCGCGTTCCGGCCCGACACCGCCACGCACACCCTCACCGGCCTGGTCGACGGGCTGCGGCCGGGCCGCAACCACCTCGTCGCCACCGCCGGGCGGCAGCGCGACCGCCTCGACATGACGAACCACCCGGCCACCGGACCGGTGATCAGCGGCCCGCAGCAGACGCCGTTCGCCTGTACGACCGACCTGTTCCGGCTGGTCGGCGGCGGCACGCTGGGTGCGCCGCTCGACGACGACTGCTCGGCCGCCACGCGGGTCGACTACGCGTACCGGACGACCGGCGGGCAGACGAAGCCGCTGCCGGACCCGTCCGCGCGGCCCGCCGACCTCGCCTGGACGACCACCCTCACCGGCGAGACCGTGCCGTTCCTGATCCGGATCGAGACCGGCACGCTCAACCGGGCGATCTACCAGATCGCCATGCTGCACGACCCGGCCACACCGGATCCCGCCTTCGACCGCCGCGGCCCCGGCTGGAACGACCGGCTGATCTACACCTTCGGTGGCGGCTGCCGGCGCGGCTGGTACACCCAGGGCACGGACACCGGCGGCGTGCTGGACCCGCGGATGCTGGGCCGCGGCTACGCAGTCGCGTCGGCGTCGCTGAACGTCTTCGGCAACAACTGCAACGACCTGCTGGCGGCCGAGACGATGATGATGGTGAAGGAGCGCTTCGTCGAACGGTACGGCGAGCCGCTGTTCACCATCGGCTGGGGCTCGTCGGGCGGCGCTTACCAGAGCCATCAGATCGCCGACAACTATCCGGGTCTGCTCGACGGCATCGTGGTCGGGCGCAGCTTTCCCGACGTCGCGTCGGCGACCAACCTCACCCTGTTCGACGCCCGGCTGCTCGAGCACTACTTCACCGACGTCGCCCCCGGCGAGTTCAGCCAGGAGCAGCAGCGGCAGATCGCCGGCTTCCTGCGCTGGCAGAGCATCGGCAACCTCAGCGCCGGCGCGAACCGGCTCGACCCGGCCGCCGAGTTCCCCGCGGAGCTGCCGGCGCAGCTGCGCTACGACGCGCTGACCAACCCCGGCGGCGCACGCGGGGACGTCTACGACCACACCGTCAACGTGTACGGACGCGACCCGGTCACCGGGTTCGCCCGGCGGCCGCTGGACAACGTGGGTGTGCAGTACGGCCTGGCCGCGCTCGAGTCCGGCGCGATCAGCGCCGAGCAGTTCCTCGACCTCAACGAGGGCATCGGCGGGCTGGACGCGGACGCCCGGCCGACCACGGGGCGCACGGTGGCCGACCCGATCGCCACGCGCGCCGCGTACGACAGCGGACGCATCCTGTCCAGTGGGCTGGGCCTGGCCACGACGCCGATCATCGACTACCGCGCGTACTCCGAGGACGCCGCGAACGGCGACATCCACATGGCGACGCACGGGTTCGCCACCCGGGCGCGGCTGGAGGCGGCGAACGGCGACGCGGACAACCAGGTCCTCCTGGTCGAGGACAGCCGGTACGGAGGGTTCAGCCTGACCAGCCCGGCCCTCCGGTACGCGCTGACCACCATGGACCAGTGGCTGACCGCGCTGGCCGGCGACGAGGCGGCGCCCACGCACGGGCGGGTGGTCCGGGCCAAACCGGCCGGGCTGACCGACGCCTGCTGGAGCCGCGACGCCGAGCCGCGGCGGATCGTCCAGCCGATCACGCCGGACAACGCCGGCGTGTGCGGCGAGCTGTACCCCGCCTACTCCACCCCGCGGCTGGTGGCCGGCGCGCCGCTCACCGACGACGTCGTGGCGTGCCGGCGCAAGGACGTCGACCGGAGCGACTACACCGTCGACTTCACCCCGGCCGAGTACGCCCGGCTGCTCGAGATCTTCCCGTCCGGCGTCTGCGACTGGTCGCGGCCCGGCGCCGGCCAGCGGCCGCCGCGCGGCACCTGGCAGACGTTCTGA
- a CDS encoding sialidase family protein, which produces MSTTKSRTTRLLAATGLAGLALAGVPGPAGAGWSPSAAGAPPGRAIEQSTVFSRGQDGYHTFRIPAVAQAQDGTLLAFAEGRVDSPGDDGNIDLVLKRSTDGGRTWGPLQVVADAGSDKFGNPVPIVDERTGRIVLNVTRTGGDVSGDDIRCGRADAEQTRRSFVLYSDDHGATWSDPVEITADVKPADWRHFVGGPGHGIQITQGEHAGRLVVPGNHSAAPPPGSGIACTDDRLFGAHSLYSDDGGATWHLGGVDTTPEGVVNPNENTVVELSDGTLYFNARDQNGTSVGARAGTVSSDGGASFDTPYQEITDLVAPVVQGSILGLSRDADRRERLVFAAPGHRTARENLTLWTSDDDAGSWERGPVVYEGPAGYSDLVQIDGHGNARRLGVIYENGDRLGEGATLTYHQRISFARVIVPTLDAPSPPPSTTPDASGHGLDAVVSGTPRRVGGVVGSALELAGDYVETPADPALEFGDGPFTAAAWFRSDGTELQTILWAYSNRDVDPKWWIRLEPAQGRIRGHVNTGAENRFVAAAGDYADGAWHHVALTRGDDAVTLYVDGEPLGTSAPVAGSVSAGALTGIRVGARVDGINNPLDGAVDDVWMFDQELSAAQIAELAAGDPPSGAQPVLHLPLDRVRA; this is translated from the coding sequence ATGTCGACCACGAAAAGTCGCACCACCCGCCTGCTCGCCGCGACCGGCCTGGCCGGTCTGGCCCTGGCAGGCGTGCCCGGACCGGCCGGCGCGGGCTGGTCCCCATCGGCGGCCGGCGCCCCACCCGGGCGGGCGATCGAGCAGAGCACCGTCTTCAGCCGCGGCCAGGACGGCTACCACACCTTCCGCATCCCGGCCGTCGCCCAGGCGCAGGACGGCACCCTGCTGGCCTTCGCCGAGGGCCGGGTCGACAGCCCGGGCGACGACGGCAACATCGACCTGGTCCTCAAGCGCTCCACCGACGGCGGCCGCACCTGGGGGCCGCTGCAGGTGGTCGCCGACGCCGGGTCGGACAAGTTCGGCAACCCGGTTCCCATCGTCGACGAGCGCACCGGGCGCATCGTCCTGAACGTCACCCGGACCGGCGGCGACGTCTCCGGCGACGACATCCGCTGCGGCCGCGCGGACGCCGAGCAGACCCGTCGCTCGTTCGTCCTGTACAGCGACGACCACGGCGCCACCTGGTCCGACCCGGTGGAGATCACCGCCGACGTCAAACCGGCCGACTGGCGGCACTTCGTCGGCGGACCCGGGCACGGGATCCAGATCACCCAGGGCGAGCACGCCGGCCGGCTGGTCGTCCCCGGCAACCACTCGGCCGCGCCACCGCCCGGCTCGGGCATCGCGTGCACCGACGACCGGCTGTTCGGCGCCCACTCGCTGTACAGCGACGACGGCGGCGCCACCTGGCATCTCGGCGGCGTGGACACCACACCGGAGGGCGTGGTGAACCCGAACGAGAACACCGTCGTGGAGCTGAGCGACGGCACGCTGTACTTCAACGCGCGCGACCAGAACGGCACCAGTGTCGGCGCCCGCGCCGGCACCGTCAGCAGCGACGGCGGCGCGTCGTTCGACACGCCGTACCAGGAGATCACCGACCTCGTGGCGCCGGTCGTCCAGGGCTCGATCCTGGGTTTGTCGCGCGACGCCGACCGGCGCGAGCGGCTCGTGTTCGCCGCGCCCGGGCACCGGACGGCGCGCGAGAACCTGACGCTGTGGACCAGCGACGACGACGCCGGCAGCTGGGAGCGCGGCCCGGTGGTCTACGAGGGCCCGGCCGGCTACTCCGACCTGGTCCAGATCGACGGCCACGGGAACGCCCGCCGGCTCGGCGTGATCTACGAGAACGGCGACCGGCTGGGCGAGGGCGCGACGCTGACATACCACCAGCGCATCAGCTTCGCCCGGGTGATCGTGCCGACCCTGGACGCGCCGTCGCCGCCGCCCAGCACCACGCCCGACGCGTCCGGCCACGGGCTCGACGCCGTCGTCAGCGGGACGCCGCGGCGCGTCGGCGGCGTCGTCGGCTCCGCCCTGGAGCTCGCCGGCGACTACGTCGAGACCCCGGCCGATCCCGCGCTCGAGTTCGGCGACGGCCCGTTCACGGCCGCGGCCTGGTTCCGCAGCGACGGCACGGAGCTGCAGACCATCCTGTGGGCGTACTCCAACCGCGACGTCGACCCGAAGTGGTGGATCCGGCTGGAGCCGGCGCAGGGACGCATCCGCGGCCACGTCAACACCGGCGCGGAGAACAGGTTCGTGGCGGCGGCCGGCGACTACGCCGACGGCGCCTGGCACCACGTGGCCCTCACCCGCGGCGACGACGCCGTGACGCTCTACGTCGACGGCGAGCCGCTCGGGACGTCGGCGCCGGTCGCGGGCTCGGTGTCGGCCGGCGCCCTCACCGGCATCCGCGTCGGCGCCCGGGTCGACGGCATCAACAACCCGCTCGACGGCGCGGTCGACGACGTCTGGATGTTCGACCAGGAGCTCAGCGCCGCCCAGATCGCGGAGCTCGCCGCCGGCGACCCGCCGTCCGGCGCGCAGCCCGTCCTCCACCTCCCGCTGGACCGCGTCAGGGCCTGA
- a CDS encoding sodium:solute symporter, producing MSVTAMWIALCCFAGVMVYLGYLGHRGTSSTMEDFVLGSRKLGKIPAFFTVTATLFSAFSYFGITGQYYTDGIGPWIQVVSTAVVGPILYFAGTRIWLVARRYGFVNVTEYLSDRFQARSVGLVAGIIMIVALVPYMGAQFRGSGLTLEAVTGGGIPYWAGAVFLAVVVTLYVMSGGFRSVVWTDVVQGALMYILLGVAMLILVYSATGGFTDLMDAVEEQSPELLSVPGPNGVFGLPYLISVMVIFAAAHFTMPQLQQRWMAARNHSTLKFMALSLPLGTAIIYVFAFFIAMVGVVTLPGFDAPEAIYPTMIIDVLPEWLTLIAILAIIAATGSTANSIVLTMSSMVAKEYVAPVVRRRGGDESDRFLTLTTRVMLPLLVAGGLLVAFYGPSTILSIILGITWPAVFLIFPTLMAGLYWRRATAVAAVASMVVSEGLFLCLYQGWIPLDLGGWNPALPAGVVGVLILVGGSLVTTPPSRDHLDRHFAMFDDAERVRS from the coding sequence ATGTCCGTCACCGCCATGTGGATCGCTCTGTGCTGCTTCGCCGGCGTCATGGTCTACCTGGGCTACCTGGGCCATCGCGGCACGAGCAGCACGATGGAGGACTTCGTCCTCGGCAGCCGCAAGCTCGGGAAGATCCCGGCCTTCTTCACTGTGACCGCCACCCTGTTCAGCGCCTTCTCCTACTTCGGCATCACCGGGCAGTACTACACCGACGGCATCGGGCCGTGGATCCAGGTGGTCAGCACCGCCGTGGTCGGCCCGATCCTGTACTTCGCGGGAACCCGTATCTGGCTGGTGGCCCGGCGCTACGGCTTCGTCAACGTCACCGAGTACCTGTCCGACCGGTTCCAGGCGCGCTCCGTCGGGCTGGTGGCCGGGATCATCATGATCGTCGCGCTGGTGCCGTACATGGGCGCGCAGTTCCGCGGCAGCGGCCTGACCCTCGAGGCCGTGACCGGCGGCGGGATCCCGTACTGGGCCGGCGCGGTCTTCCTCGCCGTGGTGGTCACCCTGTACGTGATGTCCGGCGGGTTCCGCAGCGTGGTGTGGACCGACGTGGTGCAGGGCGCGCTGATGTACATCCTGCTCGGCGTGGCCATGCTGATCCTCGTCTACAGCGCCACCGGCGGGTTCACCGACCTGATGGACGCCGTCGAGGAGCAGTCGCCCGAGCTGTTGTCCGTCCCCGGCCCCAACGGGGTCTTCGGCCTGCCGTACCTGATCTCGGTGATGGTCATCTTCGCCGCGGCGCACTTCACGATGCCGCAGCTGCAGCAGCGGTGGATGGCGGCCCGCAACCACAGCACGCTGAAGTTCATGGCGCTGTCGCTGCCGCTCGGCACCGCGATCATCTACGTCTTCGCCTTCTTCATCGCCATGGTCGGCGTCGTCACCCTGCCCGGCTTCGACGCCCCGGAGGCCATCTACCCGACGATGATCATCGATGTGCTGCCCGAGTGGCTGACGCTCATCGCCATCCTGGCCATCATCGCCGCCACCGGGAGCACGGCGAACTCGATCGTGCTCACCATGAGCTCCATGGTGGCGAAGGAGTACGTCGCCCCGGTCGTGCGCCGCCGCGGCGGCGACGAGTCCGACCGGTTCCTCACCCTGACGACGCGGGTCATGCTGCCGCTGCTGGTGGCCGGCGGACTGCTGGTGGCGTTCTACGGGCCGAGCACGATCCTGTCGATCATTCTCGGTATCACCTGGCCGGCGGTCTTCCTCATCTTCCCGACGCTGATGGCCGGGCTCTACTGGCGTCGCGCCACGGCGGTCGCGGCGGTGGCGTCGATGGTGGTCTCCGAGGGCCTGTTCCTCTGCCTGTACCAGGGCTGGATCCCGCTCGACCTCGGCGGCTGGAACCCCGCGCTCCCGGCCGGCGTCGTCGGCGTGCTGATCCTCGTCGGCGGCAGCCTGGTCACGACCCCGCCCTCGCGGGACCATCTCGACCGCCACTTCGCCATGTTCGACGACGCCGAACGGGTCCGGTCATGA